In Nocardioides nitrophenolicus, the genomic window GGCAGAAACTGGCTCTCGTAGGGCGCCGACCCGTCAGAAACTGGCTCGAAAAAGTCGCCCACCCGGCAGAAAGCTCAGCCCGGCTCGACGATTCCGGAACCACTTTCTGCCGGGTCGAGGCAGATCCGGAGCTACTTTCTGCCGGGTCGGCGGAAATCCCGAGCTACCTTCTGCCGGGTCGGCGGAAAACCCGAGCCAGTTTCTGCCGGGTCAGGGGTTCCGGCGCCAGACGACGACGGACTGACCGACGGCGGAGGTCGGCAGGGCGGGCAGGTTGCTCCGCGGTACGACGGGCCGCGCGGCCGACGCCTGGCGCAGCGCCTCGCGGGTCGCCTCGAGCTCGGCGACCAGCTCGGCGTTGCGGGCGCGCAGGGCGGTGACGGCGTTCTCGAGGTCGAGGATCCGCTTGACGCCCTCGATGCCGATGCCGGACGCGGTGAGCTGCGCGATCTCGCGCAGCCGCTCGATGTCGCGGTAGGAGTAGCGCCGACCGCCGCCACCGGTGCGGCCGGGGGTGATCAGCCCGACCCGCTCGTAGGTC contains:
- a CDS encoding heat shock protein transcriptional repressor HspR translates to MAARPPQGPPGEEEAVYVISVAAQLSGLHPQTLRTYERVGLITPGRTGGGGRRYSYRDIERLREIAQLTASGIGIEGVKRILDLENAVTALRARNAELVAELEATREALRQASAARPVVPRSNLPALPTSAVGQSVVVWRRNP